One region of Candidatus Electrothrix rattekaaiensis genomic DNA includes:
- a CDS encoding 4-oxalocrotonate tautomerase family protein, protein MPYVSIRVAGKLSREQKKNIAKGVTDVIAKEANKPESSVLIFIDEEQQENIAKGGKLLDE, encoded by the coding sequence ATGCCCTATGTAAGCATCCGTGTTGCTGGCAAACTGAGTAGAGAGCAGAAGAAAAATATCGCCAAAGGCGTTACCGATGTTATTGCCAAGGAAGCCAATAAACCCGAGTCCTCCGTCCTGATCTTTATTGACGAAGAGCAGCAGGAAAACATCGCCAAAGGCGGCAAGTTACTTGATGAGTAA
- a CDS encoding glycosyltransferase — MTQQPLILHTDWSCSWGGQEIRTLTELRELKKLGFRVGMVVREGAELARRGEVEGIPVHYIDFSSKFNLAAWRDLYKLIRRLQPAVVNTHSSEDSWMAGCLARICRVPLIIKTRHVLAPISSSFSYNAFAHIIFACSESIAGQLAEQKVRKEKIIVQSTGIDEQRFQFSAQDRQEIREQYGIAEQDILVGNISFLREYKGHQFIARTAATMPEKYKFMIVGGGNGREILEKDIAEAGVGDRFILTGHRENPERFFSALDIIFFSSYATEGISQSFIQGLLYGMPLLVCRTPSLLEPLEFVKQYRTVDYNDLAAAKAGLLELTEHLQRDEEMIEQQRRDIAGKYGLAAMVENILRVYAGYGVEVDSELHIP; from the coding sequence TTGACGCAACAACCGCTTATCCTACACACTGATTGGTCATGCTCCTGGGGCGGCCAGGAGATACGCACGCTTACCGAATTGCGAGAACTCAAAAAGTTAGGCTTCCGCGTCGGAATGGTTGTTCGAGAGGGGGCTGAGCTTGCCCGACGCGGCGAGGTCGAGGGTATCCCGGTCCACTACATCGACTTTTCTTCCAAGTTTAATCTTGCTGCTTGGCGAGATCTCTACAAACTGATCCGTCGTCTTCAACCTGCCGTTGTCAATACCCATTCATCAGAAGACTCTTGGATGGCCGGTTGCCTGGCAAGGATCTGTCGCGTTCCCCTGATCATTAAAACCCGGCATGTGCTGGCCCCGATTTCTTCCTCCTTCAGCTATAATGCTTTTGCCCATATCATTTTCGCCTGTAGCGAGTCTATAGCTGGCCAACTGGCGGAACAAAAGGTGCGGAAGGAAAAGATTATTGTCCAATCCACTGGCATTGATGAGCAACGTTTTCAGTTTTCCGCTCAGGATCGCCAGGAGATCCGCGAGCAATACGGCATTGCTGAACAGGATATCCTGGTGGGAAATATTTCTTTTTTACGGGAATATAAAGGGCATCAATTTATTGCCCGCACAGCAGCGACCATGCCGGAGAAGTATAAATTCATGATTGTCGGCGGCGGCAACGGACGCGAGATTCTGGAGAAAGATATTGCTGAGGCAGGTGTTGGTGATCGGTTCATTCTCACCGGTCATCGGGAAAATCCTGAGCGTTTTTTTTCCGCCTTGGATATTATCTTTTTTTCCTCCTATGCAACCGAAGGCATTTCCCAGTCTTTTATTCAGGGACTGCTCTACGGAATGCCTCTGCTGGTCTGCCGGACCCCTTCTCTTCTCGAACCATTAGAGTTTGTCAAACAATACCGAACTGTTGATTATAATGATTTGGCAGCGGCTAAGGCTGGCTTACTTGAATTGACAGAACATCTCCAGCGGGATGAGGAGATGATTGAGCAGCAGCGGCGGGATATTGCCGGGAAATACGGTCTCGCGGCTATGGTTGAAAATATCCTCCGTGTTTATGCGGGATATGGTGTTGAGGTTGATAGTGAACTTCATATCCCGTAA
- a CDS encoding energy transducer TonB — MNEAMQRMLPATALTLALHGALLSWQMQLPETVRPKPRPQKISVNLKRLAPPSPPLKKIVQEALALPKITRVQHQAVRPLMLKPGKKISAVPQPLPKLAPVIRQAIKPLALQPIKKPEPHIVQTPVQSTVTSQPIRRRTQPVRRTLPITRQTVSSAPVRTTIRSAPPASTGVVREAAPLYQSNPPPEYPRVARRRGLEGLVTLEAKIDRNGRVEELRLFTGSGHSILDKAALKAVRAWRFSPGTVGGRAQSMWVKVPVRFELR, encoded by the coding sequence GTGAACGAAGCAATGCAACGGATGCTGCCCGCAACCGCCCTGACTTTAGCCTTGCACGGCGCATTGCTCTCCTGGCAGATGCAGCTCCCTGAAACAGTGCGCCCTAAGCCCCGGCCTCAAAAAATTTCCGTCAACCTGAAGAGGCTTGCCCCGCCTTCGCCGCCGCTGAAAAAGATTGTTCAGGAAGCACTGGCTCTGCCCAAAATCACTCGGGTGCAGCATCAAGCGGTCCGCCCGCTCATGCTGAAGCCCGGAAAAAAGATCTCCGCTGTTCCTCAGCCGCTGCCGAAACTTGCCCCGGTTATCCGGCAGGCGATCAAGCCTCTGGCTCTTCAACCGATAAAAAAGCCTGAACCGCACATTGTCCAAACACCTGTGCAGAGCACCGTGACTTCACAGCCGATCAGGCGACGCACACAACCCGTTCGCCGTACTCTTCCGATCACAAGGCAGACGGTTTCATCCGCCCCGGTCAGAACAACGATCAGATCGGCACCACCGGCCAGCACCGGTGTTGTCCGGGAAGCGGCACCGCTGTACCAAAGCAATCCGCCGCCGGAATATCCCCGCGTGGCGAGACGACGCGGGCTTGAAGGGCTTGTCACTCTTGAGGCTAAAATTGACAGAAACGGCAGGGTGGAAGAATTACGGCTCTTTACTGGCAGCGGCCATTCGATTCTTGATAAGGCGGCCCTGAAGGCTGTACGGGCCTGGCGATTTTCTCCGGGCACGGTCGGGGGCAGGGCACAGTCAATGTGGGTGAAAGTTCCTGTACGCTTTGAGCTGCGTTGA
- a CDS encoding ASKHA domain-containing protein, which yields MKHTITFLPDNITATVDKGENLLNAAAQAGVYIHAYCGGDGICGKCKVVVNKGEVRSDKANLKQEDWDKGYRLACLSTVESNLEITVPEMTSKSGKALKRKPKTTRTISAKSLDSLIGSWEVEPPVSKLYLKLTPPSLEDNISDMDRVMRGIKQAFPDHVGEPSYDHPELIKYLPAALRESDWKITLLLLRRDQGKFRIIDIEAGDTTSKLYGLAVDIGTTTCSGVLVDLNNGEILAESSGYNGQISCGEDVISRIVYANRPGGQKALQDKVVGTVNTIIEDICRELIISPADIAYMMAAGNTIMSHLLLGLDPKYLRESPYVPSVSRFPLTKAAELGIHAHPSMRLFLYPCIASYVGGDIVAGVHACQMAKSDKVSLFIDIGTNGEIVVGNQDWMVCAACSAGPAFEGGGIRYGMRASNGAIENFQIHPETFDPMIVTIGHIKPSGICGSGLISIVAELLENGVIDQQGKFRQNLDTPRIRQGVDGWEYVLAWSRDSLIGEDIVITEVDLDNLMRAKGAMYAGYQTLLESVGLSFADLDRVIMAGNFGAYIDLERAICIGLLPDVDRENFYYIGNASMLGCQISLSDVNRFQERLAVRQLMTNMELSENPEFMQHYMAALFLPHTDMSLFPTVQEKLKGIS from the coding sequence ATGAAGCACACCATTACCTTCTTGCCGGATAACATCACCGCAACTGTTGATAAGGGGGAAAACCTCCTGAATGCGGCTGCCCAGGCAGGCGTATATATCCATGCCTATTGCGGCGGCGACGGGATCTGCGGCAAATGCAAAGTGGTTGTCAATAAGGGGGAGGTGCGTTCGGACAAGGCCAACCTCAAGCAGGAAGACTGGGACAAGGGTTATCGTCTGGCCTGTTTGTCCACAGTGGAGTCGAATCTGGAGATAACCGTTCCCGAGATGACTTCCAAGAGCGGTAAGGCCCTGAAGCGCAAACCCAAGACTACCCGCACCATTTCGGCCAAATCCCTGGATAGTCTAATCGGCAGCTGGGAGGTAGAACCGCCGGTGAGTAAGCTCTATCTGAAGCTTACCCCTCCTTCCCTGGAAGATAATATCTCTGACATGGACCGGGTGATGCGGGGAATCAAGCAGGCCTTTCCCGATCATGTGGGTGAGCCTTCTTATGATCATCCAGAGCTGATCAAATACCTGCCAGCTGCTCTCCGCGAGTCAGATTGGAAGATTACCCTGCTCCTGCTCCGTAGAGACCAAGGGAAATTCCGCATCATTGATATTGAGGCAGGTGATACCACGTCCAAGCTCTACGGGCTGGCTGTGGATATCGGCACCACCACCTGTTCCGGCGTACTGGTTGACCTGAATAACGGCGAGATCCTGGCTGAATCCTCGGGTTATAACGGCCAGATCAGCTGCGGTGAGGATGTTATTTCTCGTATTGTTTATGCCAACCGGCCCGGCGGCCAGAAGGCCCTGCAGGACAAGGTGGTCGGCACCGTCAATACGATCATCGAGGATATTTGTCGTGAGCTGATTATTTCTCCGGCGGATATTGCCTATATGATGGCGGCAGGCAATACGATCATGTCGCATCTCCTCCTGGGATTGGACCCGAAATATCTCCGGGAATCTCCGTATGTTCCCAGTGTCAGCCGATTTCCCCTGACCAAGGCTGCCGAGTTGGGGATCCATGCCCATCCCTCAATGCGTCTCTTTCTCTATCCCTGCATTGCCTCCTATGTGGGCGGCGATATCGTAGCCGGTGTTCATGCCTGCCAGATGGCCAAGTCGGATAAGGTGAGCCTGTTCATCGACATCGGCACCAACGGCGAGATTGTGGTGGGTAACCAAGACTGGATGGTTTGTGCGGCCTGCTCTGCCGGGCCCGCCTTTGAGGGGGGAGGAATCCGTTACGGGATGCGGGCCTCTAACGGGGCTATTGAAAATTTTCAGATCCACCCAGAGACCTTTGATCCCATGATTGTGACCATCGGTCATATTAAACCCTCTGGCATCTGCGGGTCCGGCCTGATATCCATAGTAGCCGAGCTGCTGGAAAACGGCGTGATTGATCAGCAGGGCAAGTTCCGACAAAACTTGGATACCCCCAGGATTCGGCAAGGCGTTGACGGCTGGGAATATGTGCTGGCTTGGTCCCGTGATTCCCTCATCGGGGAGGATATTGTCATTACCGAGGTGGATCTCGATAACCTGATGCGGGCTAAAGGAGCTATGTATGCAGGCTATCAGACCCTGCTGGAGTCGGTCGGACTGAGTTTCGCCGATTTGGATCGGGTGATCATGGCTGGCAACTTCGGGGCTTATATTGATCTGGAGCGGGCTATCTGTATCGGACTCTTGCCGGATGTGGATCGAGAAAATTTCTATTATATCGGCAATGCCTCTATGCTGGGTTGTCAGATCAGTCTTTCCGATGTCAACCGCTTTCAGGAACGTCTTGCGGTGCGCCAGCTTATGACCAATATGGAGCTGTCCGAGAACCCGGAATTCATGCAGCATTATATGGCTGCCCTCTTTCTCCCTCATACGGATATGAGCCTTTTTCCGACGGTTCAGGAAAAATTGAAAGGGATCAGTTGA
- a CDS encoding acetolactate synthase large subunit: MNGAELMVKCLENEGVEYIFGIPGEENLDFLEALRSSSIKLILTRHEQAAGFMAATYGRITGKPGVCLATLGPGATNFVTSVSYAFLGGMPCLFITGQKPIKSSKQGRFQIINVVSMMGPITKMTRQIVGADSIATLIRESFRVAVQEKSGPVHLELPEDIAAEQTSVTPFPLTPIRKKLASNESFEEVAEIIKKAKNPLLLIAAASNRRSAGPALEDFIEQTGIHFFSTQMGKGAANEFHPRCLGTAALSDHDYLHCAIGKADIIINVGHDVVEKPPFFMRRNGLVVIHINYFHAVFDEVYFPQHEVIGDIADSMQRLAALLAPNSLGGDGYFHLLKEEIDKNVYKRTLPATFPYTPQQLTRFLRELMDKDSILSLDNGMYKIWFARNYRSMNSHSVLLDNALATMGAGLPVAIAAKMIFPEKKVVAVCGDGGFMMNSQEMETAIRLKLDLTILLIRDDGFGMIKWKQGGMGFPDFGLDFGNPDFVKYAESYGAHGYRGVDQEQLAEVLDHCLNTPGVHLIEIPIDYAENESVLTEELKRKTCLLG, from the coding sequence ATGAACGGCGCAGAACTCATGGTCAAATGCCTTGAGAACGAAGGAGTTGAATACATCTTCGGTATTCCGGGTGAAGAAAATCTTGACTTTCTGGAGGCCCTGCGGTCCTCCTCGATTAAACTGATTCTGACCCGGCATGAGCAGGCTGCCGGATTCATGGCAGCAACCTATGGCCGAATCACTGGTAAACCGGGCGTTTGTCTTGCCACTCTCGGGCCGGGAGCGACAAATTTTGTCACCAGTGTGTCCTATGCCTTTCTGGGCGGAATGCCCTGTCTGTTCATCACCGGTCAGAAGCCGATCAAAAGCTCCAAGCAAGGCCGGTTTCAGATCATCAATGTGGTCTCCATGATGGGCCCTATCACCAAGATGACCCGCCAGATTGTCGGAGCCGATTCCATCGCCACCCTGATTCGAGAGTCGTTTCGGGTCGCTGTCCAGGAGAAATCTGGACCGGTTCATCTGGAACTGCCCGAGGATATCGCGGCGGAACAAACCTCGGTCACCCCTTTTCCTCTTACACCGATCCGAAAGAAGCTCGCCTCCAATGAGTCTTTTGAAGAGGTGGCGGAGATCATCAAGAAGGCGAAAAATCCCCTCCTGTTAATTGCGGCGGCCAGTAATCGCCGTTCCGCTGGACCTGCGCTGGAGGATTTTATTGAACAGACCGGTATCCATTTTTTCTCCACCCAGATGGGCAAGGGTGCTGCTAATGAATTCCATCCCCGTTGCCTGGGGACAGCCGCCCTTTCTGATCATGATTATCTCCACTGCGCCATTGGTAAGGCCGATATAATTATCAATGTGGGGCATGATGTTGTTGAGAAGCCGCCATTTTTTATGAGAAGAAACGGGCTCGTTGTTATTCATATCAACTATTTTCATGCTGTTTTTGACGAGGTCTATTTTCCGCAGCACGAGGTGATCGGTGATATTGCCGATTCCATGCAACGGCTGGCGGCTCTTCTTGCCCCGAACTCCCTTGGCGGAGATGGCTATTTTCATCTCCTCAAGGAAGAGATTGATAAGAATGTGTACAAACGTACCCTGCCTGCCACCTTCCCCTATACCCCGCAACAACTGACTCGTTTTTTGCGTGAGCTTATGGATAAGGATTCCATCCTTTCTCTGGATAACGGGATGTATAAGATCTGGTTTGCCCGTAATTATCGTTCCATGAATTCGCATTCCGTGCTGCTTGATAATGCCTTGGCCACTATGGGGGCGGGATTGCCGGTGGCCATTGCCGCCAAAATGATCTTCCCGGAAAAAAAGGTGGTTGCGGTCTGCGGAGACGGCGGTTTCATGATGAATTCCCAGGAAATGGAAACCGCTATCCGCCTCAAGCTCGACCTGACCATTCTCCTGATCCGTGATGACGGCTTCGGCATGATCAAATGGAAGCAGGGAGGTATGGGCTTTCCTGATTTCGGGCTGGATTTCGGCAATCCGGATTTTGTTAAGTATGCGGAAAGTTACGGGGCGCACGGTTATCGGGGTGTGGATCAGGAGCAGCTTGCGGAAGTGCTGGACCATTGCCTCAACACTCCCGGCGTGCATCTGATAGAAATACCGATTGATTATGCAGAAAATGAATCCGTGTTGACTGAGGAGTTGAAGCGGAAAACCTGTTTGCTTGGGTAA